A genomic region of Bactrocera dorsalis isolate Fly_Bdor chromosome 3, ASM2337382v1, whole genome shotgun sequence contains the following coding sequences:
- the LOC105230634 gene encoding DE-cadherin isoform X1: MSPQLHSETQVYQLQHHRLYHQRAKKHLCRKLHKYHTLVFVLALINLHTATLVCGYSSASKSLSSHRDDPFFVFYIPSNLQKDEQSSNQFSSQMIGGNSFIRQRRSPNPDSVSSLYSALPAARTGNSAIYFGMSSSSAMTHESSVKHYSDNRKPAFKNCANYKPSVREEEPENTFVIMVQAEDPDFDQEIKYSLVQSATERSKFHIDPKSGVIVTTHRFDRDEPTYEKMVYVTVQATDNGNPTLDDVCTFKVIIEDVNDNAPVFNKARYDESISEDKQPDAIVMRISASDLDDGNNSIIEYEILPVRDHLYFKIDKAAGIIYLNRPIDKRPGQYYTITVSAYNPSSPISPDSKQESQIEVRIRVVESSKKPPSFVDPIEDPIYLKEDYMNYSTPIATLRAVSNVPDKPEVIFELVTGRTEQTNSKKTFVFNQTGTTVTIGLGKLLDYESVTEYTLTMIARNTYDLVAEHVIKIKVVDVNDNIPYFTEVNKGTLLENELPGTPVMQVRAFDMDGTEANNIVSFELADNREYFKIDPHTGNITALTTFDREERDFYNVKVIASDNSPSSLYNNGEPNRGQQVFRIEIADKNDHKPHFQLAEYVHDSLPEDANINFMVIEVEAVDEDNTAQIVYTIESGNVGNAFKIEKKTGQITVNQRLDYENITEYVLKIRAFDGIYDDYATVKIKIANVNDNPPEFKEKYSKTIQEEMVFDYCILNIEAYDPDIKDRTADQHIKYSVVKEEQKKMITIDNDGCLKLIQPLDRDPPDGHKSWQVLIAAVDEDGQGLKSVTHLIINLQDINDNAPFLVNTMPVIWQENRNPGQVVQLQANDYDEPQNGPPYTFGIDSEASADIKTKFSIDNDYLFANVQFDREEQKEYYIPIRISDSGKPKQSKVSILHLIIGDDNDNAMSEGSSRIFIYNYKGEAPDTDVGRVFVDDPDDWDLDDKEFRWKNGFPHDNFRLNPNTGMITMLERTQEGEYLLEFVVTEESTFIPRHSVDADVTVIVRELPEEAVDKSGSIRFYNITKESFISVPRDAQADDSLSIKDRLQYSLAKLFNTSVTNVDVFTVLQNANNTLDVRYSAHGSPYYAPEKLNGIVAQNQQKLENELGLQMLMVNIDECLIEKYKCESSCMNTLHKSNIPYMIYSNTSSFVGVTAFIEWHCVCEARISTYCLNGGTPRIGENDMCDCIDGFTGPHCELVSVGFYGNGYAFYEPISPCENTKISLEVAPQTDQGLIMYLGPLNYNPLLPLSDFLSLELIKGYPTLTVDYGSGAIRIEHRHIQLQVGKSYQLDIILQRTSIEMIVDNCRLSTCISLGAPQGPNEFLNVNSPLQLGGTPVDLLQLGEKLNWTYTPSRQGFFGCIRNLTINNHTYNLGAPAISRSIDSGCQRAVAVAVSFGIDRNFIIAIVACILLLLIILLAVVVQKKQKNGWHEKDIDDIRETIINYEDEGGGERDTDYDLNVLRSQPFYEEKLYKDPHTLQSMKVPNNEIPDIGGFLGDKKENCDREAGTYPVDDVRNYAYEGDGNSDGSLSSLASCTDDGDLNFDYLSNFGPRFRKLADMYGEEPSDTDSNVDDEQGWRI; encoded by the exons ATGTCTCCACAACTACACTCAGAAACACAAGTTTACCAACTACAACATCATCGGCTATATCATCAGCGAGCAAAAAAGCATTTATGTCGAAAACTGCACAAGTATCACACATTAGTTTTTGTGTTAGCTTTAATAAATCTACATACAGCCACTTTAGTTTGCGGTTATTCCAGCGCGTCCAAGTCCCTCTCAAGTCACAGAGATGACCCATTTTTCGTGTTTTACATTCCATCCAATTTGCAAAAAGATGAACAAAGTTCAAATCAGTTTTCCTCACAGATGATTGGAGGAAACTCTTTTATCAGACAAAGGCGTTCGCCCAACCCTGATTCCGTTAGCTCACTTTATTCGGCTTTACCTGCAGCGCGTACAGGAAATTCTGCCATATATTTTGGCATGTCTTCGTCCTCCGCGATGACACACGAAAGCAGTGTTAAGCATTATTCAGATAATCGTAAACCAGCTTTTAAAAATTGTGCTAACTACAAACCGTCCGTCAGGGAAGAGGAACCtgaaaatacttttgttataaTGGTGCAAGCAGAAGATCCTGACTTTGATCAAGAAATCAAATACAGTCTTGTTCAGTCGGCTACAGAGCGTTCAAAGTTTCACATTGACCCCAAATCGGGGGTAATTGTAACAACACATCGATTTGATCGCGATGAACCGACGTACGAAAAAATGGTGTATGTAACAGTGCAGGCGACTGACAATGGCAATCCCACATTAGATGATGTTTGCACATTTAAAGTGATTATTGAAGATGTAAATGACAATGCTCCAGTTTTTAATAAGGCGCGTTACGACGAGTCTATTTCGGAAGATAAACAG CCTGATGCAATTGTAATGCGCATCTCAGCCAGTGACTTGGATGATGGCAATAACAGTATTATCGAATATGAAATCCTACCTGTTCGTGATCATTTGTACTTTAAAATCGATAAAGCAGCCGGAATTATTTATCTAAACCGTCCAATTGATAAGCGTCCTGGACAATATTATACAATTACTGTTAGTGCGTATAATCCAAGTAGTCCAATAAGTCCAGATTCCAAACAAGAATCACAAATTGAAGTTCGTATTCGTGTTGTTGAATCGTCGAAGAAGCCACCATCGTTTGTTGATCCCATTGAAGATCCTATATATTTGAAAGAGGACTATATGAACTATTCCACGCCCATCGCAACTTTGCGAGCCGTTTCTAATGTTCCCGATAAACCAGAAGTTATATTTGAATTAGTTACCGGTCGTACAGAGCAAACGAATAGTAAAAAGACTTTTGTGTTCAATCAAACTGGTACTACGGTTACGATTGGTTTAGGCAAACTGCTCGATTATGAATCGGTAACGGAATACACACTAACGATGATTGCGCGCAATACATACGATTTAGTTGCAGAGcatgttattaaaattaaggTTGTCGATGTAAATGATAACATACCGTATTTTACGGAAGTAAACAAAGGTACATTGCTTGAGAATGAACTACCCGGGACACCTGTAATGCAGGTTCGGGCTTTCGATATGGACGGTACAGAAGCAAATAATATTGTGTCTTTTGAGTTGGCTGATAACCGAGAGTATTTCAAAATTGATCCCCATACTGGTAATATAACGGCGCTGACCACATTCGATCGTGAGGAGCGTGATTTTTACAATGTGAAAGTTATCGCAAGTGATAATTCACCTTCTAGTTTGTATAACAACGGTGAACCAAATCGAGGGCAACAAGTTTTTCGCATTGAAATAGCGGACAAAAACGATCATAAGCCACATTTTCAGTTAGCCGAATATGTACATGACAGTTTACCCGAAGATGCCAACATAAATTTTATGGTGATTGAGGTAGAAGCTGTTGACGAAGATAATACAGCACAAATTGTATACACAATCGAAAGTGGAAATGTTGGAAATgctttcaaaattgaaaaaaagacaGGCCAAATAACAGTGAATCAGCGACTTGATTACGAAAATATCACCGAATATGTGCTAAAAATTCGTGCGTTTGATGGGATTTATGATGACTATGCcactgtaaaaataaaaatagcaaacgtCAACGATAATCCTCCCGAATTTAAGGAGAAATATTCGAAAACCATACAAGAAGAAATGGTTTTTGACTATTGTATATTGAATATTGAAGCCTATGATCCGGATATAAAGGATCGCACAGCAGATCAACATATCAAATATTCAGTGGTTAAGGAGGAACAGAAAAAGATGATAACCATAGATAATGATGGTTGCTTAAAACTAATACAACCGTTAGACCGTGACCCTCCTGATGGTCATAAGAGTTGGCAGGTGTTAATCGCGGCAGTGGATGAAGATGGACAGGGTTTGAAATCTGTTACACATTTGATTATCAATCTGCAGGATATTAACGATAATGCGCCCTTTTTGGTGAATACAATGCCTGTAATTTGGCAAGAAAATCGTAATCCTGGGCAAGTTGTGCAATTACAGGCAAATGATTATGACGAACCACAGAATGGACCGCCATATACGTTCGGCATCGATAGTGAGGCATCCGCAgatattaaaaccaaatttaGCATCGATAACGATTACCTATTCGCAAATGTACAATTCGATCGGGAAGAACAAAAAGAGTATTATATACCTATAAGAATAAGCGATTCCggaaaaccaaaacaaagcaaagtaAGCATTTTGCATTTGATTATAGGGGACGACAATGACAATGCTATGTCAGAGGGTTCTTCGCGTATTTTCATTTACAACTATAAAGGTGAGGCGCCTGACACCGACGTGGGCCGTGTTTTTGTTGACGACCCAGATGATTGGGATCTTGATGACAAAGAGTTTCGTTGGAAAAATGGCTTTCCCCATGATAATTTCCGCTTAAATCCAAACACAGGCATGATAACAATGCTCGAGCGAACACAAGAGGGTGAATATCTGCTTGAGTTTGTTGTTACTGAGGAATCTACCTTTATACCACGTCATTCGGTAGATGCTGATGTTACTGTTATTGTACGTGAACTGCCTGAAGAAGCTGTAGACAAAAGTGGCAGCATTCGTTTCTACAACATTACCAAGGAGAGTTTTATCAGTGTGCCACGCGACGCTCAAGCCGACGATTCTCTTTCAATAAAAGATCGCCTACAATATTCACTTGCAAAACTATTCAATACTTCCGTTACAAATGTAGATGTGTTCACGGTATTGCAAAATGCCAATAACACATTGGATGTTCGTTATTCAGCACATGGTTCACCGTATTATGCACCAGAAAAATTGAATGGCATTGTGGCGCAGAACCAACAAAAACTCGAGAACGAGTTGGGTTTGCAAATGCTAATGGTTAATATTGACGAATGTCTTATTGAAAAGTACAAATGCGAATCATCGTGCATGAACACGCTGCATAAATCGAATATTCCTTATATGATATACTCGAATACTTCATCGTTTGTTGGCGTGACCGCCTTTATTGAATGGCACTGCGTTTGTGAGGCAAGAATAAGCACTTACTGTCTCAATGGTGGAACTCCGCGCATTGGAGAGAACGACATGTGCGATTGCATAGACGGTTTTACCGGACCCCACTGTGAGTTAGTATCGGTTGGGTTCTATGGTAATGGCTATGCATTTTACGAGCCCATATCGCCATGTGAAAACACTAAAATTAGCCTAGAGGTAGCGCCGCAAACAGACCAGGGCCTAATTATGTATCTTGGGCCGCTAAATTATAATCCATTGTTGCCACTATCTGACTTCTTGTCACTAGAGTTGATAAAGGGCTATCCCACACTTACTGTAGATTATGGTTCAGGTGCCATACGTATTGAGCATCGGCACATTCAGCTACAGGTCGGCAAATCTTATCAATTGGATATTATATTACAACGAACCAGTATTGAAATGATAGTCGACAATTGCAGGCTATCAACTTGTATCAGTTTGGGAGCGCCGCAAGGTCCCAATGagtttttaaatgttaattcGCCATTGCAACTTGGTGGCACACCAGTGGATCTCTTGCAGCTAGGTGAAAAACTGAACTGGACATATACGCCGAGCCGTCAGGGTTTCTTCGGTTGCATACGTAACTTGACGATCAATAATCATACATACAATTTGGGAGCGCCTGCAATATCACGTAGTATCGATTCGGGTTGTCAGCGCGCAGTTGCTGTGGCCGTTAGTTTCGGCATTGATCGCAACTTTATCATTGCTATTGTGGCATGCATACTTCTTCTGCTGATTATTTTATTGGCTGTGGTAGTACAGAAGAAGCAAAAGAATGGTTGGCATGAAAAGGATATTGACGATATAAGAGAAACAATAATCAATTATGAAGATGAGGGCGGTGGTGAGCGAGACACTGACTACGATCTTAACGTGTTGCGCTCGCAACCTTTCTACGAAGAGAAGCTGTACAAAGATCCACATACCTTACAATCAATGAAAGTTCCAAATAATGAAATTCCCGATATTGGCGGCTTTTTGGGTGATAAAAAAGAGAATTGTGACCGGGAAGCCGGCACGTATCCGGTGGATGATGTGCGGAACTACGCGTACGAAGGTGATGGTAACTCGGATGGCAGTCTTTCTAGTCTAGCCTCCTGCACTGATGATGGTGATCtcaattttgattatttatcgAATTTCGGGCCGCGATTCCGTAAATTGGCCGATATGTATGGCGAAGAACCATCCGACACAGATTCAAATGTGGATGATGAACAAGGTTGGCGTATATAA
- the LOC105230634 gene encoding DE-cadherin isoform X2: MRISASDLDDGNNSIIEYEILPVRDHLYFKIDKAAGIIYLNRPIDKRPGQYYTITVSAYNPSSPISPDSKQESQIEVRIRVVESSKKPPSFVDPIEDPIYLKEDYMNYSTPIATLRAVSNVPDKPEVIFELVTGRTEQTNSKKTFVFNQTGTTVTIGLGKLLDYESVTEYTLTMIARNTYDLVAEHVIKIKVVDVNDNIPYFTEVNKGTLLENELPGTPVMQVRAFDMDGTEANNIVSFELADNREYFKIDPHTGNITALTTFDREERDFYNVKVIASDNSPSSLYNNGEPNRGQQVFRIEIADKNDHKPHFQLAEYVHDSLPEDANINFMVIEVEAVDEDNTAQIVYTIESGNVGNAFKIEKKTGQITVNQRLDYENITEYVLKIRAFDGIYDDYATVKIKIANVNDNPPEFKEKYSKTIQEEMVFDYCILNIEAYDPDIKDRTADQHIKYSVVKEEQKKMITIDNDGCLKLIQPLDRDPPDGHKSWQVLIAAVDEDGQGLKSVTHLIINLQDINDNAPFLVNTMPVIWQENRNPGQVVQLQANDYDEPQNGPPYTFGIDSEASADIKTKFSIDNDYLFANVQFDREEQKEYYIPIRISDSGKPKQSKVSILHLIIGDDNDNAMSEGSSRIFIYNYKGEAPDTDVGRVFVDDPDDWDLDDKEFRWKNGFPHDNFRLNPNTGMITMLERTQEGEYLLEFVVTEESTFIPRHSVDADVTVIVRELPEEAVDKSGSIRFYNITKESFISVPRDAQADDSLSIKDRLQYSLAKLFNTSVTNVDVFTVLQNANNTLDVRYSAHGSPYYAPEKLNGIVAQNQQKLENELGLQMLMVNIDECLIEKYKCESSCMNTLHKSNIPYMIYSNTSSFVGVTAFIEWHCVCEARISTYCLNGGTPRIGENDMCDCIDGFTGPHCELVSVGFYGNGYAFYEPISPCENTKISLEVAPQTDQGLIMYLGPLNYNPLLPLSDFLSLELIKGYPTLTVDYGSGAIRIEHRHIQLQVGKSYQLDIILQRTSIEMIVDNCRLSTCISLGAPQGPNEFLNVNSPLQLGGTPVDLLQLGEKLNWTYTPSRQGFFGCIRNLTINNHTYNLGAPAISRSIDSGCQRAVAVAVSFGIDRNFIIAIVACILLLLIILLAVVVQKKQKNGWHEKDIDDIRETIINYEDEGGGERDTDYDLNVLRSQPFYEEKLYKDPHTLQSMKVPNNEIPDIGGFLGDKKENCDREAGTYPVDDVRNYAYEGDGNSDGSLSSLASCTDDGDLNFDYLSNFGPRFRKLADMYGEEPSDTDSNVDDEQGWRI, from the coding sequence ATGCGCATCTCAGCCAGTGACTTGGATGATGGCAATAACAGTATTATCGAATATGAAATCCTACCTGTTCGTGATCATTTGTACTTTAAAATCGATAAAGCAGCCGGAATTATTTATCTAAACCGTCCAATTGATAAGCGTCCTGGACAATATTATACAATTACTGTTAGTGCGTATAATCCAAGTAGTCCAATAAGTCCAGATTCCAAACAAGAATCACAAATTGAAGTTCGTATTCGTGTTGTTGAATCGTCGAAGAAGCCACCATCGTTTGTTGATCCCATTGAAGATCCTATATATTTGAAAGAGGACTATATGAACTATTCCACGCCCATCGCAACTTTGCGAGCCGTTTCTAATGTTCCCGATAAACCAGAAGTTATATTTGAATTAGTTACCGGTCGTACAGAGCAAACGAATAGTAAAAAGACTTTTGTGTTCAATCAAACTGGTACTACGGTTACGATTGGTTTAGGCAAACTGCTCGATTATGAATCGGTAACGGAATACACACTAACGATGATTGCGCGCAATACATACGATTTAGTTGCAGAGcatgttattaaaattaaggTTGTCGATGTAAATGATAACATACCGTATTTTACGGAAGTAAACAAAGGTACATTGCTTGAGAATGAACTACCCGGGACACCTGTAATGCAGGTTCGGGCTTTCGATATGGACGGTACAGAAGCAAATAATATTGTGTCTTTTGAGTTGGCTGATAACCGAGAGTATTTCAAAATTGATCCCCATACTGGTAATATAACGGCGCTGACCACATTCGATCGTGAGGAGCGTGATTTTTACAATGTGAAAGTTATCGCAAGTGATAATTCACCTTCTAGTTTGTATAACAACGGTGAACCAAATCGAGGGCAACAAGTTTTTCGCATTGAAATAGCGGACAAAAACGATCATAAGCCACATTTTCAGTTAGCCGAATATGTACATGACAGTTTACCCGAAGATGCCAACATAAATTTTATGGTGATTGAGGTAGAAGCTGTTGACGAAGATAATACAGCACAAATTGTATACACAATCGAAAGTGGAAATGTTGGAAATgctttcaaaattgaaaaaaagacaGGCCAAATAACAGTGAATCAGCGACTTGATTACGAAAATATCACCGAATATGTGCTAAAAATTCGTGCGTTTGATGGGATTTATGATGACTATGCcactgtaaaaataaaaatagcaaacgtCAACGATAATCCTCCCGAATTTAAGGAGAAATATTCGAAAACCATACAAGAAGAAATGGTTTTTGACTATTGTATATTGAATATTGAAGCCTATGATCCGGATATAAAGGATCGCACAGCAGATCAACATATCAAATATTCAGTGGTTAAGGAGGAACAGAAAAAGATGATAACCATAGATAATGATGGTTGCTTAAAACTAATACAACCGTTAGACCGTGACCCTCCTGATGGTCATAAGAGTTGGCAGGTGTTAATCGCGGCAGTGGATGAAGATGGACAGGGTTTGAAATCTGTTACACATTTGATTATCAATCTGCAGGATATTAACGATAATGCGCCCTTTTTGGTGAATACAATGCCTGTAATTTGGCAAGAAAATCGTAATCCTGGGCAAGTTGTGCAATTACAGGCAAATGATTATGACGAACCACAGAATGGACCGCCATATACGTTCGGCATCGATAGTGAGGCATCCGCAgatattaaaaccaaatttaGCATCGATAACGATTACCTATTCGCAAATGTACAATTCGATCGGGAAGAACAAAAAGAGTATTATATACCTATAAGAATAAGCGATTCCggaaaaccaaaacaaagcaaagtaAGCATTTTGCATTTGATTATAGGGGACGACAATGACAATGCTATGTCAGAGGGTTCTTCGCGTATTTTCATTTACAACTATAAAGGTGAGGCGCCTGACACCGACGTGGGCCGTGTTTTTGTTGACGACCCAGATGATTGGGATCTTGATGACAAAGAGTTTCGTTGGAAAAATGGCTTTCCCCATGATAATTTCCGCTTAAATCCAAACACAGGCATGATAACAATGCTCGAGCGAACACAAGAGGGTGAATATCTGCTTGAGTTTGTTGTTACTGAGGAATCTACCTTTATACCACGTCATTCGGTAGATGCTGATGTTACTGTTATTGTACGTGAACTGCCTGAAGAAGCTGTAGACAAAAGTGGCAGCATTCGTTTCTACAACATTACCAAGGAGAGTTTTATCAGTGTGCCACGCGACGCTCAAGCCGACGATTCTCTTTCAATAAAAGATCGCCTACAATATTCACTTGCAAAACTATTCAATACTTCCGTTACAAATGTAGATGTGTTCACGGTATTGCAAAATGCCAATAACACATTGGATGTTCGTTATTCAGCACATGGTTCACCGTATTATGCACCAGAAAAATTGAATGGCATTGTGGCGCAGAACCAACAAAAACTCGAGAACGAGTTGGGTTTGCAAATGCTAATGGTTAATATTGACGAATGTCTTATTGAAAAGTACAAATGCGAATCATCGTGCATGAACACGCTGCATAAATCGAATATTCCTTATATGATATACTCGAATACTTCATCGTTTGTTGGCGTGACCGCCTTTATTGAATGGCACTGCGTTTGTGAGGCAAGAATAAGCACTTACTGTCTCAATGGTGGAACTCCGCGCATTGGAGAGAACGACATGTGCGATTGCATAGACGGTTTTACCGGACCCCACTGTGAGTTAGTATCGGTTGGGTTCTATGGTAATGGCTATGCATTTTACGAGCCCATATCGCCATGTGAAAACACTAAAATTAGCCTAGAGGTAGCGCCGCAAACAGACCAGGGCCTAATTATGTATCTTGGGCCGCTAAATTATAATCCATTGTTGCCACTATCTGACTTCTTGTCACTAGAGTTGATAAAGGGCTATCCCACACTTACTGTAGATTATGGTTCAGGTGCCATACGTATTGAGCATCGGCACATTCAGCTACAGGTCGGCAAATCTTATCAATTGGATATTATATTACAACGAACCAGTATTGAAATGATAGTCGACAATTGCAGGCTATCAACTTGTATCAGTTTGGGAGCGCCGCAAGGTCCCAATGagtttttaaatgttaattcGCCATTGCAACTTGGTGGCACACCAGTGGATCTCTTGCAGCTAGGTGAAAAACTGAACTGGACATATACGCCGAGCCGTCAGGGTTTCTTCGGTTGCATACGTAACTTGACGATCAATAATCATACATACAATTTGGGAGCGCCTGCAATATCACGTAGTATCGATTCGGGTTGTCAGCGCGCAGTTGCTGTGGCCGTTAGTTTCGGCATTGATCGCAACTTTATCATTGCTATTGTGGCATGCATACTTCTTCTGCTGATTATTTTATTGGCTGTGGTAGTACAGAAGAAGCAAAAGAATGGTTGGCATGAAAAGGATATTGACGATATAAGAGAAACAATAATCAATTATGAAGATGAGGGCGGTGGTGAGCGAGACACTGACTACGATCTTAACGTGTTGCGCTCGCAACCTTTCTACGAAGAGAAGCTGTACAAAGATCCACATACCTTACAATCAATGAAAGTTCCAAATAATGAAATTCCCGATATTGGCGGCTTTTTGGGTGATAAAAAAGAGAATTGTGACCGGGAAGCCGGCACGTATCCGGTGGATGATGTGCGGAACTACGCGTACGAAGGTGATGGTAACTCGGATGGCAGTCTTTCTAGTCTAGCCTCCTGCACTGATGATGGTGATCtcaattttgattatttatcgAATTTCGGGCCGCGATTCCGTAAATTGGCCGATATGTATGGCGAAGAACCATCCGACACAGATTCAAATGTGGATGATGAACAAGGTTGGCGTATATAA